CACCCATGGTATATCCTATCTCTCCAATTTGTTGCAATTACTTTATTTCTTATACTTTGGCTACTGTTTAGAGAAAAAAGTAAACGATAATGGAAGGGGGTTAGGAATATTTATGTAATATCCGACAGCTTAACAAACGTTAAGAAATAGTGCTCAATATTTAGGAAATAATCATTACTTTGGTTATGGACTCGTTCGCTCAGTAAATGCCCTTCAATATTTATATTTAAAAGATGCCCTGAAAACAGTGTATGTGAAGTCTCATACGCTGTTTTCTATTAAACTATTATCCTGTTATAATAAGTTTAATTTTTTAGATTTTTCTGTTATGTTTATTAGTATGAGATTTTTTTATCATTCACTATATGAAATGGAGGCGGCGAAAGTGGATAAAAACAATGAAAAAGATATACATACTGATTTTATAAATAACATGACGTATGGAGAGTATTTAAATCTTGATAAGATTTTATCAAGTCAAAAGAGACTCTCAGACCATCATGATGAAATGTTGTTTATTATCATTCACCAAGTTAGTGAACTGTGGATGAAGCTTATTTTACACGAATTAAATGCAGCTATAGATTCTATTAAGAAAGAAGACTTCCAAACATCATTTAAGCAACTTGCTCGTGTATCAAAGACTCAATCACAAATTATTCATGCATGGGATGTACTTTCAACATTAACCCCTTCTGAGTATATGGAATTTAGAGACCACCTCGGTCAAGCATCTGGATTTCAATCATATCAATATCGGATGATTGAATTTTCACTCGGTTACAAAACCGATCACGTATTAAAGATTTATAAAAAAGATCCTGAATTGCTGAATGTTTTACAAGAAGCTTATGAAAAACCAGGGCTTTACGATGTTGCCATCAACGCTTTAGCAAAGGCCGGTCTTCCTGTGAATCCGGACTTGGTAAATCGTGATTATACGAAAACATATGAAAGTGATGATACTGTGAAAGAAGCTTGGTTAACAGTATATAAAAATGTAGATCAATATTGGGACTTATATCAATTAGCAGAAAAGCTCGTTGATATTGAAGATTGGCTCCAACAATGGCGATTTAGACATATGAAAACAGTAGAACGAATTATAGGGTTTAAAAAAGGTACAGGTGGTTCTTCAGGGGTAAATTATTTAAAAAGTGTTTTAGATCATCGCTTCTTTCCTGAACTTTGGGATCTGCGTACAGAAATATAAAATGTGTTTGCGCAAGTGAGCTATAATTAGAAATCAATCGAAATTGAATAATTAACGTGACTTATTCAATCATGATCCATTTGTTTTGAATAAAAATTAGTTTACTAACTGAATTAATTTCATAATGACGTTTTTTAGCAATGAAACGAATGATATTATAAACTTTTTCATTAAATGTACGTTTTATTTGTACTATCAGAATTTATAATTTTATGGTCGATAGTAACTGCTCCTGCGCCGCTACGCTTGCTCGTCGCAACTCGACGTTTAATC
The Bacillus shivajii DNA segment above includes these coding regions:
- the kynA gene encoding tryptophan 2,3-dioxygenase, which codes for MEAAKVDKNNEKDIHTDFINNMTYGEYLNLDKILSSQKRLSDHHDEMLFIIIHQVSELWMKLILHELNAAIDSIKKEDFQTSFKQLARVSKTQSQIIHAWDVLSTLTPSEYMEFRDHLGQASGFQSYQYRMIEFSLGYKTDHVLKIYKKDPELLNVLQEAYEKPGLYDVAINALAKAGLPVNPDLVNRDYTKTYESDDTVKEAWLTVYKNVDQYWDLYQLAEKLVDIEDWLQQWRFRHMKTVERIIGFKKGTGGSSGVNYLKSVLDHRFFPELWDLRTEI